The DNA sequence AGTTTTATCATTGGTGTCGGTATCTACAAGCGGCCGGTGCTGAAGTCCTGTATTCCCAGATTCAGACCGGTGGACTGAGCCAGTTACCCTGGCGCAGAAGTTCATAAAGCATGACCGCAGCAGCAGTGGCAACATTGAGTGAGTTCTTGAAGCCGAACACCGGTATTTCTACTAATTCGTCGCAGAGGCGCAGCGCCGGCTGAGATACACCAAGCGCCTCATTGCCCAAGACGACTGCTACGGGAAAATGATAGGTGACTGCATAGTATGGTCTGGCACCGACAACGGTTTCCAGCCCGATGATCTGTACCTGCTTCAGTTTCAATTCCTGCAGTGCCTCCGTGATGGAATCATAGTGACAGGTGGGAACGGTGTTGATGGTTCCCAGTGCAGTCTGCGCCAGCTTCCGATGCGGCGGATGTGCAGTGTAACCACAGGTAATTACCATCTGGGCGCGGGTGGCATCAGCCAGTCGGAAAATAGCCCCGACATTA is a window from the candidate division WOR-3 bacterium genome containing:
- a CDS encoding RNA methyltransferase: MENKHPKHLPAPDGIETFYEVRSRDSNLPQEEFLRLPRRPVYIVLDNLRSAFNVGAIFRLADATRAQMVITCGYTAHPPHRKLAQTALGTINTVPTCHYDSITEALQELKLKQVQIIGLETVVGARPYYAVTYHFPVAVVLGNEALGVSQPALRLCDELVEIPVFGFKNSLNVATAAAVMLYELLRQGNWLSPPV